One window of Pithys albifrons albifrons isolate INPA30051 chromosome 18, PitAlb_v1, whole genome shotgun sequence genomic DNA carries:
- the MTG2 gene encoding mitochondrial ribosome-associated GTPase 2 gives MAVSVSVRSVRTLLGRPAPAQPVLLLLAPQSFSTSCPSCAKDRRLRQKRALSERQLTRYFVDHRRVRVVGGQGGAGGYSFLSEPRKIFGGPDGGNGGDGGHVILKADRQMKSLSSVLPFYQGVHGERGGRKNCYGANGAYVYVRVPVGTLVKEDGEVVADLSQDGEEYVAAYGGAGGKGNRFFLSNENRAPTLFTPGEPGQERVLHLELKTTAHAGLVGFPNAGKSSLLRAISRAKPAVAAYPFTTLNPHVGIVHYQDYEQVAVADIPGLIKGAHRNRGLGVAFLKHIERCRFLLYVVDLSVPQPWIQLQDLKYELEQYDKGLSERPGVVIGNKIDLAESRINLPLLRERVAERVIALSALTGDNLEELLWHLRELYDTYVKTEKSRGQTPVKW, from the exons ATGGCGGTGTCCGTGTCTGTGCGGTCCGTGCGGACCCTTCTGGGCCGCCCAGCCCCGGCACAGCCCGTCCTGCTGCTCCTCGCCCCGCAGAGCTTCTCCACGAGCTGCCCGAGCTGCGCCAAGGACAGGCGGCTGAGGCAGAAAAGAGCCCTCTCGGAGCGGCAGCTG ACACGATATTTCGTGGATCACCGGAGAGTGCGTGTGGTtggaggacaaggaggagcAGGGGGTTATTCCTTCCTCAGTGAACCCAGGAAAATATTTGGAGGTCCTGATGGTGGAAATGGAGGTGATGGGGGTCATGTGATTTTGAAAG CTGACAGGCAGATGAAATCACTTTCTTCAGTGCTCCCCTTCTATCAGGGTGTTcatggagagagaggaggaaggaaaaactgTTATGGAGCTAATGGTGCCTACGTGTATGTCAGA GTCCCTGTAGGTACTTTGGTGAAGGAGGATGGGGAGGTTGTGGCTGACCTCAGTCAGGATGGTGAGGAGTACGTTGCTGCGtatggaggagctggagggaaagGGAATCGCTTCTTTCTTTCCAATGAAAACCGCGCTCCGACGTTATTTACTCCAGGAGAGCCAGGTCAGGAGAGGGTCCTACATCTGGAACTCAAGACAACAGCTCATGCAGGACTG GTGGGCTTTCCCAATGCTGGTAAATCCTCACTTCTGAGAGCCATCTCCCGTGCAAagccagctgtggctgcctaCCCATTCACAACCCTAAACCCCCATGTTGGCATCGTCCACTATCAGGACTATGAGCAAGTAGCAG TTGCTGACATTCCTGGCCTAATCAAAGGTGCTCATCGAAACCGGGGCCTCGGAGTGGCCTTCCTGAAGCACATCGAGCGCTGCCGCTTCCTCCTGTACGTGGTGGATCTCTCAGTGCCTCAGCCCTGGATTCAGCTGCAAGACTTGAAATATGAACTGGAACAGTATGATAAAGGATTGTCTGAGAGGCCTGGTGTTGTCATTGGGAATAAGATTGACCTTGCTGAGTCGAGGATCAACCTGCCGCTCCTCAGAGAGCGGGTGGCTGAGCGGGTCATTGCGTTGTCTGCACTGACAGGAGACAActtggaggagctgctgtggcatCTCAGAGAACTGTATGACACTTatgtgaagacagaaaaatcacGAGGGCAAACCCCAGTCAAGTGGTAG
- the SS18L1 gene encoding calcium-responsive transactivator yields the protein MSVAFASARPRGKGEVTQQTIQKMLDENHHLIQCIMDYQSKGKTAECTQYQQILHRNLVYLATIADSNQNMQSLLPAPPTQNINLGPGGMSQSTSNQSIHSQSNLSDAIGTGLPPSSLMQSQISNGPNHVSMQQSGQNTMPTTSLSMTVSSHGTGPGYSHTVPASQNVPMQGQGSIGNYVSRTNINMQSNPVSMMHQQAATSHYNSAQGGSQHYQGQSSIAMMSQSNQGNSMMGQRPMGPYRASQQGSSQQYMGQEEYYSEQYSHGQGSSEPMNQQYYPDGHSDYAYQQSSYTEQSYDRSFDDSTQHYYEGGNSQYSQQQAGYQQGAAQQQTYSQQQYPNQQSYPGQQQGYGPAQGASSQYSSYQQGQGQQYGSYRASQTGPSAQQQRPYGYEQGQYGNYQQ from the exons atgTCGGTCGCCTTTGCTTCTGCTCGCCCAAGAGGCAAAGGGGAGGTCACCCAGCAAACTATCCAGAAG ATGCTTGATGAAAATCACCACCTAATACAGTGTATTATGGATTATCAGAGCAAGGGGAAAACTGCAGAGTGTACTCA ATACCAACAAATCTTGCACAGAAACCTGGTTTACTTGGCAACAATAGCAGACTCTAACCAGAATATGCAGTCCTTGCTTCCTGCT CCACCGACGCAAAACATAAACTTGGGCCCCGGAGGGATGAGTCAGAGCACGTCCAACCAATCCATCCACTCCCAGAGCAATCTCAGCGATGCCATTGGGACGggccttcctccttcctccctcatGCAGAGTCAGATTAGCAATG GTCCTAATCACGTGTCTATGCAGCAGTCAGGCCAGAACACCATGCCCACGACCTCTCTGAGTATGACTGTCAGCAGTCATGGGACTGGCCCTGGTTACAGCCACACAGTGCCTGCGTCTCAGAACGTGCCAATGCAAGGCCAGGGCTCAATAGGCAATTATGTCTCTCGAACAAACATCAACATGCAGTCTAACCCAG TGTCCATGATGCACCAGCAAGCAGCAACATCACATTACAACTCGGCACAAGGAGGGAGCCAGCACTACCAGGGACAGTCCTCCATTGCCATGATGAGCCAGAGCAACCAAGGCAACAGCATGATGGGGCAGCGACCCATGGGCCCTTACAGAGCGTCACAGCAAG GTTCCTCACAGCAGTACATGGGTCAGGAAGAATATTACAGTGAACAGTACAGTCATGGCCAAGGCTCATCAGAACCCATGAATCAGCAATACTACCCAGATG GACACAGTGATTATGCCTATCAGCAGTCATCCTATACTGAGCAGAGCTATGACAGGTCATTTGATGACTCCACACAACACTATTATGAAGGAG GAAATTCTCAGTacagccagcagcaggcaggataCCAACAGGGAGCTGCACAACAGCAAACGTATTCCCAGCAGCAATACCCAAACCAACAGAGTTACCCAGGACAACAGCAAGGATATG GTCCTGCACAAGGAGCCTCTTCACAGTATTCCAGCTACcaacagggacaggggcagcaaTATGGAAGTTACAGAGCTTCCCAGACAGGCCCCTCCGCTCAGCAACAGAGGCCTTATGGCTATGAGCAG GGACAATATGGAAATTACCAGCAATAA
- the PSMA7 gene encoding proteasome subunit alpha type-7: MSYDRAITVFSPDGHLFQVEYAQEAVKKGSTAVGVRGKDIVVLGVEKKSVAKLQDERTVRKICALDDNVCMAFAGLTADARIVINRARVECQSHRLTVEDPVTVEYITRYIASLKQRYTQSNGRRPFGISALIVGFDFDGTPRLYQTDPSGTYHAWKANAIGRGAKSVREFLEKNYTDEAIETDDLTIKLVIKALLEVVQSGGKNIELAVMRREQPLKILNPEEIEKYVAEIEKEKEENEKKKQKKTS, translated from the exons ATGAGCTACGACCGCGCCATCACCGTCTTCTCCCCGGACGGGCACCTCTTCCAGGTGGAGTACGCGCAGGAGGCCGTGAAGAAGGGCTCCACCGCG GTTGGAGTAAGAGGGAAGGATATCGTTGTCCTTGGTGTGGAGAAGAAGTCTGTGGCAAAACTCCAGGATGAAAGAACCGTGCGCAAGATCTGTGCTCTGGATGACAATGTCTGCATGGCCTTTGCAG GGCTGACGGCTGACGCCAGGATAGTCATCAACAGGGCCCGTGTGGAGTGTCAGAGCCACCGGCTCACCGTGGAGGATCCTGTCACCGTGGAGTACATCACACGCTACATTGCCAGCCTCAAACAG AGGTACACGCAGAGCAATGGCCGCAGACCCTTCGGGATCTCTGCCCTCATTGTGGGATTTGACTTTGACGGAACCCCCCGGCTGTACCAGACCGATCCCTCCGGCACATACCATGCCTGGAAG GCTAATGCCATTGGCAGAGGAGCCAAATCTGTGCGTGAGTTCCTGGAGAAAAACTACACGGATGAGGCCATTGAGACAGATGATCTGACTATTAAACTTGTCATCAAGGCTCTTCTCGAG GTGGTGCAGTCTGGTGGGAAGAACATCGAGCTGGCCGTCATGCGGCGGGAGCAGCCGCTGAAG ATCCTAAACCCTGAAGAAATTGAGAAGTATGTTGCTgaaattgaaaaggaaaaggaagaaaatgaaaagaaaaaacagaagaaaacatcatGA